The Catharus ustulatus isolate bCatUst1 chromosome 16, bCatUst1.pri.v2, whole genome shotgun sequence genome window below encodes:
- the LOC117004028 gene encoding LOW QUALITY PROTEIN: putative short-chain dehydrogenase/reductase family 42E member 2 (The sequence of the model RefSeq protein was modified relative to this genomic sequence to represent the inferred CDS: substituted 1 base at 1 genomic stop codon) — protein MKLPEIVCIQDSYGAILTIXKEFLHLFGSAGHCYIDTNPKMSGVAAQDRQTSDGKQNKSARAHHQISMRAVVTGGGGYCGYKLGCALANIGASVVLCDIHKPLWMIPNGVVWIQTDIRDYNAILEAFQGADCVFHVASYGMSGIEQLHKKEIESVNINGTRLILNACKQQDIPRLVYTSSVNVVFGGVPIEDGDEESLPYFPINKLVDHYSRTKSIAEQMVRAANGSSLAGGGLLHTCVLRPPGIYGPEEQRHLPRLAKIIERRLLSFKFADPTVQMNWIHVENFVQAHILAAEALTPEKNYRASGQVYFIHDGEKSNLFEWLTPLFERLGCSKPWIRIPTCIVYASATFMEHLHAILRPIVDLPPLLTRNEVMNISVTHTFKIDKARAQLGYHPLKYDFADSVDHYMKSRPQLSNYQLFLNILVSLTITLILFFLSLKLDSLSVFHFFKEGQH, from the exons ATGAAGCTCCCTGAAATTGTCTGCATCCAGGACTCCTATGGAGCAATTCTCACCATATAGAAGGAATTTTTACATCTATTTGGTAGTGCTGGGCACTGTTACATTGacacaaacccaaaaatgaGTGGAGTGGCAGCTCAGGATCGCCAAACCTCTGATGGCAAACAGAACAAATCTGCCAGAGCACACCATCAAATCAGTATGAGAGCCGTGGTGACAGGAGGGGGTGGCTACTGTGGATACAAGCTGGGATGTGCTCTTGCAAACATAGGAGCTTCTGTTGTTCTGTGTGACATACACAAGCCTTTGTGGATGATTCCCAATGGAGTGGTGTGGATCCAG ACAGATATCAGGGATTACAATGCCATACTGGAAGCCTTTCAAGGAGCTGACTGCGTGTTTCACGTAGCTTCATATGGAATGTCAGGAATAGAGCAG ttGCATAAAAAAGAGATTGAATCCGTAAACATTAATGGAACTCGATTAATCCTTAATG CATGCAAACAACAAGACATCCCTCGGCTGGTGTACACCAGCTCAGTGAATGTGGTGTTTGGAGGAGTTCCTATTGAAGATGGGGATGAGGAATCTTTGCCATACTTCCCAATTAACAAG CTTGTGGATCATTATTCCAGAACCAAATCAATTGCAGAACAAATGGTACGAGCAGCTAATGGATCTTCACTAGCAG GAGGTGGACTACTTCACACGTGTGTTCTTCGCCCACCGGGAATCTACGGACCAGAAGAGCAGAGACACTTGCCAAGGCTAGCA AAGATTATTGAGAGAAGGCTGCTTAGCTTCAAGTTTGCAGACCCTACTGTTCAAATGAACTGGATACATGTAGAGAATTTTGTACAAGCTCATATTCTAGCTGCTGAAGCTCTCACTCCTGAAAAGAACTATAGAGCT AGTGGCCAGGTGTACTTCATTCATGATGGAGAAAAATCCAACCTTTTTGAATGGCTGACTCCACTT tttgaaagaTTAGGTTGCAGTAAGCCATGGATACGTATTCCTACTTGCATAGTCTATGCATcag CCACATTCATGGAACACCTTCATGCAATTCTGAGACCTATTGTTGACCTGCCACCACTGCTAACCAGAAATGAG GTTATGAACATTTCTGTAACTCACACATTCAAAATAGACAAGGCACGGGCTCAGCTGGGGTACCACCCACTGAAGTATGACTTTGCTGATTCTGTGGACCACTACATGAAATCCAGACCACAACTCTCAAATTATCAACTCTTCCTCAATATTTTGGTTAGTTTAACTATcactttaattttgttttttctttctttaaaacttGATAGCCTTTCcgtttttcattttttcaaagaaGGACAACACTGA